In Corylus avellana chromosome ca2, CavTom2PMs-1.0, the following proteins share a genomic window:
- the LOC132171030 gene encoding uncharacterized protein LOC132171030: MKTIFLRSHLYLLRCTNSSSHPRFLIPIKTTSYLKISAKSHHHINKPLRLEIVPRCQNTLKEEEESLQLQVSPQGNSRVVILGAVSLGLVLFLMGMDDQKALALGPEGPLMEEFWENVRRYGLYALTVSTGALYTIFQPIFELLKNPISAVLVLTILGGGIFIVSQVVSAMVGVTDFTYDYGY; the protein is encoded by the coding sequence ATGAAGACCATATTCCTGAGATCCCACCTCTACCTACTTCGTTGCACCAATTCATCTTCACATCCTCGATTCCTCATTCCCATCAAAACCACATCATATCTAAAAATCTCTGCCAAATCCCATCATCATATAAACAAGCCTCTAAGATTAGAAATCGTACCCAGATGCCAAAATACcctgaaggaggaggaggaatcTCTTCAACTTCAAGTTTCCCCACAAGGGAATTCAAGGGTTGTGATACTAGGAGCAGTTTCTTTAGGATTGGTGCTGTTTCTCATGGGGATGGATGACCAGAAGGCTTTGGCTCTGGGTCCAGAGGGGCCTCTGATGGAGGAGTTTTGGGAAAATGTAAGGAGGTATGGTCTGTATGCTCTCACGGTAAGTACAGGTGCTCTTTACACAATCTTCCAACCTATATTTGAGTTGCTCAAGAACCCCATCTCTGCTGTTCTAGTTCTAACCATCTTAGGGGGAGGAATTTTCATTGTTTCCCAAGTTGTTTCTGCCATGGTTGGTGTCACTGATTTCACTTATGATTATGGATATTAG